The following are encoded together in the Chanodichthys erythropterus isolate Z2021 chromosome 16, ASM2448905v1, whole genome shotgun sequence genome:
- the alg3 gene encoding dol-P-Man:Man(5)GlcNAc(2)-PP-Dol alpha-1,3-mannosyltransferase, with product MAAGKKKAPTLPSRLQKTLSSIWQDKHMVLFKAEYTFLVTAVLWFLEIVINIWVIQRVAYTEIDWKAYMDEVEGVINGTYDYTQLKGDTGPLVYPAGFVYIFTGLYYLTDHGQNIRLGQYVFAVFYLITLLLVFRIYNRTKKVPPYVFFFVCCASYRIHSIFVLRLFNDPVAMMLLFGSINLFLDGRWTLGCALYSLAVSVKMNVLLFAPGLLFLLLCEFGLWRTLPKLTLCAVIQLLLGLPFLLVNPVGYVSRAFDLGRQFLFKWTVNWRFLPEDVFLCRYFHLVLLLAHITTLLLFALKRWKRSGNSIWSILKDPSERKETVQKLNADQTVLVLFTSNFIGMCFSRSLHYQFYVWYFHTLPFLLWSGGVKKLAHLLRVLILGLIELSWNTYPSTNYSSLSLHVCHLIILLCLWLNPSPALPSQRSENKAKRH from the exons ATGGCAGCAGGAAAGAAAAAAGCACCTACTCTACCATCAAGATTACAAAAAACACTTTCCTCCATATGGCAGGACAAACACATGGTGTTGTTCAAAGCAGAGTACACGTTCTTGGTCACGGCCGTCCTTTGGTTCCTGGAAATTGTGATTAACATATGGGTGATCCAAAGAGTTGCAT ATACAGAGATTGACTGGAAGGCGTACATGGATGAGGTGGAGGGAGTTATTAACGGCACATATGACTACACACAGCTGAAGGGCGACACGGGGCCGCTGGT GTATCCAGCTGGTTTTGTGTATATATTCACAGGGCTGTATTATCTTACCGATCATGGACAGAATATTCGTTTGGGTCAGTATGTGTTTGCTGTGTTCTACCTCATCACTCTCCTTCTTGTGTTCCGCATTTACAATCGCACCAAAAAG GTTCCTCCATATGTGTTCTTCTTCGTCTGCTGTGCTTCATATCGAATTCACTCTATCTTCGTCTTGCGTCTCTTTAATGATCCGGTGGCCATGATGCTGTTATTTGGATCCATTAATCTCTTCCTGGATGGCCGCTGGACTCTAGGATGTGCCCTTTACAG TTTAGCTGTGTCTGTGAAGATGAACGTTCTGCTCTTCGCTCCTggtctcctcttcctcctcttgtgTGAGTTCGGTCTATGGAGAACTTTACCCAAACTCACTCTTTGTGCTGTCATTCAG CTTTTACTGGGACTGCCGTTCCTCTTAGTGAACCCTGTCGGGTATGTTAGCCGGGCATTTGACCTGGGCAGGCAGTTTCTGTTTAAGTGGACGGTGAACTGGCGTTTTCTTCCTGAGGATGTGTTTTTGTGTCGATACTTCCACCTAGTGCTGCTTTTGGCTCATATTACCACATTGCTTCTGTTCGCACTGAAGAGATGGAAGAG GTCTGGGAACAGTATTTGGTCTATTCTAAAAGATCCATCTGAGAGAAAAGAGACTGTACAGAAGCTCAATGCTGAT CAGACAGTTCTGGTTCTGTTCACCTCTAACTTTATCGGCATGTGCTTCAGTAGATCTCTGCATTATCAGTTTTATGTCTGGTACTTCCATACGCTCCCCTTCCTGCTGTGGAGTGGAGGAGTCAAGAAGCTTGCCCACCTTCTCAG GGTGTTGATTCTGGGTCTGATAGAGCTGTCCTGGAACACCTATCCGTCCACCAACTACAGCTCTCTATCACTGCACGTCTGCCATCTCATTATCCTGCTCTGTTTGTGGCTCAATCCAAGCCCAGCTCTTCCTTCTCAGAGGTCAGAGAACAAGGCTAAACGCCACTGA